In the Candidatus Krumholzibacteriia bacterium genome, one interval contains:
- a CDS encoding HNH endonuclease signature motif containing protein, with protein MGSVVILPLARVAAAITQHTAWQACGYRTQADFTRERLNRDSRWLRQLVSLHQTLERLPGLAEAISGADGGRALNQSEALVIGRVATPANVGSWIARARQLSLEELRGAVLSASPGVRSLESRDISQEAELEDESRVRLRFSVPPDVRWIFEAALELYRCVEGWDAGITGFVPALVAEASSAGCVPPDDFRPRWQGDARRALRQRAAEALRGEAQLGGAGKASCAVAAIGHGIVLSLHTPAMRRALQRLECFDSLRSRLRRLERKLALFSKPGSKTRTRDLRRLVGVFQVLVRMQDEIQIDVGELLLELHDNRMWRALGFRSLEAYAEERLGMGGSTAHQRVGLARRLPRLGLVRQAYESGQIGTEAAGHLVRRMQDLPPDEALQRQWLRHVMPLTVKRLRDEDRFEHRRQLLAQVALACAMTPGYSGSTPEIPGAPVDESATGEGACQSSRRFPLGETDGQGSKETSGSGDAPCQTSRRFPLDEGAEGASKPSKTGLRSRNPILPPPVPLDDATWRRSLVRYPGDICNQAFALACGLMERVVRKGPLLQVPLILSLPEDDGFALQGCIEAARRRLSEPDDALSPARDSQLPPSGRIARFFVQRKERVPEWVGLLALLEEWIWEHDGKAPRRSVHPIFARDSGRCMAPGCTSRARLEVHHLRYRSHGGSDTPDNLILLCALHHRQGEHGDLARCRGKAPLDVVWRLGHSALAVWYRNERRLSRRP; from the coding sequence GTGGGCAGCGTGGTCATCCTGCCGCTCGCTCGTGTCGCAGCGGCGATCACACAGCACACGGCCTGGCAGGCCTGCGGCTACCGCACCCAGGCCGACTTCACCCGCGAGCGTTTAAACCGCGACAGTCGCTGGCTCCGCCAGCTCGTCAGTCTGCACCAGACGCTGGAGCGGCTGCCGGGCTTGGCGGAGGCCATCTCCGGTGCCGACGGTGGACGCGCGCTGAATCAGTCGGAGGCCTTGGTGATCGGCCGGGTGGCGACGCCAGCAAACGTGGGGAGCTGGATCGCTCGGGCTCGGCAGCTTTCGCTCGAGGAGCTACGGGGAGCGGTCCTGTCTGCGAGCCCGGGAGTTCGATCCTTAGAGTCCCGCGATATCAGCCAGGAAGCCGAGCTGGAGGACGAAAGTCGCGTCAGGCTCCGCTTCTCGGTGCCTCCGGATGTCCGTTGGATCTTCGAGGCCGCGCTCGAGCTGTATCGCTGTGTCGAAGGCTGGGATGCAGGCATCACCGGGTTCGTCCCCGCGCTCGTGGCCGAGGCGTCGAGTGCTGGTTGTGTCCCGCCTGATGACTTCCGCCCGCGATGGCAAGGCGACGCGAGGCGAGCCCTGCGACAGAGAGCCGCCGAAGCGCTGCGTGGGGAAGCACAGCTTGGGGGCGCCGGAAAAGCGAGCTGTGCGGTCGCGGCGATTGGCCACGGCATTGTGCTCTCCCTGCACACGCCGGCGATGCGGCGAGCACTGCAGCGTCTCGAGTGCTTCGACTCGCTCCGCTCCCGTCTCCGCCGCCTCGAGCGCAAGCTCGCTCTGTTTTCCAAGCCCGGCTCGAAGACGCGGACTCGGGATCTCAGGCGGCTCGTCGGTGTCTTCCAGGTCCTCGTCCGCATGCAGGACGAGATCCAGATCGACGTGGGAGAACTGCTCCTCGAGCTCCACGACAATAGAATGTGGAGGGCGCTCGGCTTCCGTAGTCTCGAAGCCTATGCGGAAGAGCGGCTCGGGATGGGAGGGTCGACAGCGCACCAGAGGGTTGGCCTGGCGCGGAGGCTGCCAAGGCTGGGCCTCGTGCGGCAGGCGTACGAGTCGGGCCAGATCGGCACCGAAGCTGCCGGGCACTTGGTGCGAAGGATGCAGGACTTGCCGCCGGACGAGGCGCTGCAGCGCCAGTGGCTCAGACATGTAATGCCGCTCACGGTGAAGCGCCTACGGGACGAGGATCGCTTCGAGCACCGCCGGCAGTTGCTGGCACAAGTGGCCTTGGCATGCGCCATGACGCCTGGGTACTCGGGCTCGACTCCCGAGATCCCTGGCGCCCCGGTGGACGAATCTGCCACGGGCGAGGGCGCGTGCCAGAGTTCTCGGCGTTTTCCGCTGGGCGAAACCGACGGACAGGGCTCGAAGGAGACGAGCGGCTCGGGGGATGCCCCGTGCCAGACTTCTCGGCGTTTTCCGCTCGACGAAGGTGCTGAAGGAGCTTCCAAGCCGTCGAAGACTGGCTTGCGGTCGCGGAATCCCATCTTGCCTCCGCCCGTCCCCCTCGACGACGCCACCTGGCGGCGCTCGCTCGTACGCTACCCGGGCGACATCTGCAATCAGGCCTTCGCTCTCGCCTGCGGCCTCATGGAACGCGTCGTCCGCAAGGGACCGCTCCTCCAGGTCCCTCTCATCCTCTCTCTTCCCGAGGACGACGGCTTCGCATTGCAAGGCTGCATCGAAGCGGCACGGCGACGTCTCAGCGAACCCGACGACGCTCTCTCGCCCGCCCGCGACAGCCAGCTTCCGCCTTCGGGACGGATCGCGCGGTTTTTCGTCCAACGCAAGGAGCGCGTACCCGAATGGGTGGGCCTGCTCGCCTTGCTCGAAGAGTGGATTTGGGAGCACGACGGCAAGGCACCACGCCGGTCGGTGCATCCCATCTTCGCCCGCGACAGCGGCCGCTGCATGGCTCCTGGCTGCACCTCGAGGGCGCGTCTCGAAGTGCATCACCTGCGCTACCGGAGCCACGGCGGCAGCGATACGCCGGACAACCTGATTCTCCTCTGCGCTCTTCATCACCGGCAGGGGGAGCATGGTGATCTGGCGCGCTGCCGCGGCAAAGCCCCGCTCGACGTCGTCTGGCGCCTCGGCCACAGCGCACTCGCGGTCTGGTATCGCAACGAAAGGAGACTCTCGAGGCGACCGTGA